caattgataaatggtcaaaggatatgaacagacaattctcagatgatgaaattgaaactatatccactcatatgaaagagtgttccaaatcactactgattagagaaatgcaaattaagacaactctgagatagcactatacacctgtcagattgactaagatgacaggaacagataatgatgaatgttggaggggatgtgggaaaactgggacactgatgcattgttggtggagttgtgaaagaatccagccattctggagaacaatttaaaagttatcaaattgtgcataccctttgacccagccatactactactgggcttatatcccaaagaattactaaagaagggaaagggacctgtatgtgccaaaatgtttgtggcagctctttttgttgtagctagaaactggaagtcgaatggatgcccatcaattggagaatggttgggtaaattatggtatatgaagattatggaacactattgctctgtaagaaatgaccagcaggaggaatacagagaagcttgaagagacttacatcaactgatgctgaatgaaatgagcaggaccagaagatcgctgtacacttcaatgctgtatgaagatatattctgatggaagtggatatcttcaacataaagaaggtccaactcacttccagttgatcaatgatggacagaaataactacacccagagaaggaacactgggaagtgaatgtaaattgttagaactactgtctatctaccaggttacttataccttcggaatctaatacttaatgtgcaacaagaaaatggtatttacacacatatattgtatctaggttttattgtaacacatgtaaaatatatgggattgcctgtcatcggggggagggaatggaggaggtggggataatttggaaaaatgaatacaagtgataatattataaaaaaaaattactcatgcatatatactgtgaaaaaaaagttctaaataaaaaaaaaaagaaacagagggggaGGGAAGTGACTCCTAAGACATGGGTTTATaagtaaaattcattttaaaaataattaaaatatatacaaaaaaaaaatggacaatctCTTTTTTGCTTATGTGAacctcactttatttttcctttgggtTAGTGACCTAAGATAGTAGTCTTCCATAAAAAAGATTCCCAAGCCCTGTTACAATTAATGAAAaactattggaatttttttttatagaaaattgaCCTAATATAAGATTGTGAGTACTTTAGTTATaatataaacttaatttttccaatctttttttttgttgttgttgttagattatACATACTTATTAGAAATTTAACTTCATATTTGGAGAAATGGATTTAATTCCCTCTagatttaaatgttattttcttgaTCTAAGCTTGTTAGAGAGCATTATTTTTAGAAAGCCTCATTTTCTTTAAGATGCTAAAGAAAATCCTTATGGTGAAGATGATAACAAGAGTCCTTTCCCCTTGCAACCTAAAAACAAGCGCAGCTATGCCCAGAATGTGACTGTGTGGATTAAGCCAAGTGGTTTACAGGTaaatcattttctttgctttgtcATTGATGATTGGAGCTGTGATTCAGAAGTTGCCATATTTTAGGATGTGTGGTGGTAGAGCTACTGCTCAAACATCTGTAATTTTTACCCATTGCAgcacattttctttgtttcttcaaaatAAGCAAAATCAGGGGAGGCTATAGGATCCAGAAGAGAATTTTTGCTCATCCTTTGGCTTCTccttctatctttttaaaaaattctcctttCTGGCCTAGTCAGTTCCCAGCCATATGCCTATGAGTCTCCTTCAAAAGAAGGCAATGAACTCATGAAAGGAAAGTATGTACAGAACTTTGAAATTTCAGAAATGTGGCTGTAATTaccaaaccaaaaagaaaaccaCAGCTATCCTTACCACAGATGTACCTGGATaatttttagacttttaaaaagttttatgtgTTTCTTTTTCATGAGATCTTTGCAGATTGGCCTGCCTCCCAAGAGTATGTGTGAGTGCTTCATGTTCATTTATAAAGCCCctagagaaaaaagaactattccctaaaaaaaaaaaaaggcatttttaaaaaataaaaatagaaataaaatcaatgaggAATCCCCTCGCTGGAAGACCTATTAagtgaaattcttttattttattaaatttttatttaattcactCTTTTCCACTCCTCTCCCTACCTGATTAATAACAagttttttcattcttaaatagACAGATGTTCAAAAGATTTTAAGGAATGCAAGAAAACTGCCTGAAAAAACACAAACATTCTATAAGGTGAGAATGATGGGATTAGGTACTTTGGGCTAGATTAAATGAACATGTTCCTGCTACATATGATTGGTTAATAATAAGCTATTAAGGCAGTTGGATACCTAGTTTATCTGCCTTTAGATAGGAATTCTTGTCAATAATTATTTCCATCTAGGATGAGATACCTCTAAATGTTTATAAACTTATATCAGATTTGACTCTCATAGGACTGTAACTAactcaaaacttttattttctgaaatatggtatctgggtttatttatttattgtttttaggTTTTTAGCTTGAATGTATTTGAAATTGTTACTTCTCTCATATTTAAAAGATTCAAGAAGccataagagaaaaacaaaataatagtaatattgttaataaaatatcatatgacttttaaaagtggagaaatacatttcataaacaataaataacatgaaataaagtatttggcCTAAAGTTGCAACTGTTTGAATACCATCCACATGGAAGTTGAATTTTAGTTTCTCTATTACAAAACTATTGTTACTTATTTGCAGGTAGAAAACAAATTTAGAAATTGGAATTCCATAATGTAGTTGGAGAGATAATTTAAACTTCTAAAACTTGGATATTTGTGGTCTTTGCACTACTTTTGAAAATCCTAAggcacttttcatttttaaaaaaaaatttcagtagtattttatttttccaaaaacatgtaaatatagtttccaacattcatttttgtaaaacttttgtgttctaaattttttaccctccctcatctctctcctctccccaagacaacaagcaatctgatataagttaaatatgtgcaatccttttaaacatatttctttatttttttgttatgcaagaaaaatcagaccaaaagggggggagaccatgaaaaacaaacaaacaaaaaagtgaaaatactatgcttcaatccataatTAGTCTCCATCTTCTCTTTAGACATGATGGCATTTTTCCTtccaagtgtattggaattgccttgaattagctcaaaacttttaaaacaattatcATTGCCTTTTTTTATGCTAGTCATTTCCCGGCATAGAGTcctccttgtaacaaagaaaaacacttaAGCAAAACTGAGCAACACAATAACCATTAATGATAGGTATATGCTATATTGTGCATCTATAGTCCCCCACTTTTTCATTAAGGGGAGTGTATTTCATCATTAGTCATTGAATTTGATCCAGATTCACATGTTTTGTATTGTATTCATTTATAATATCATAGTCATTCTGAATAGTATGGTCCAGGTTGTGTTTTCTTTACTCTGTACCACTCCACATAAATCTTACACTTTTCTatgaattcctcatatttgttGTCTTATTGCCTATTTTGTTAAATTTCTGTCACTGTTTGTTCAGCCAGTCTCCTTTCCCCACCTCATTGAAACCCCAAACTTTTCAACAGTTTTACCAGAATTACTTCCCAAAACtacttatgaaaaataaatatttataaattggcTTAGAGATAGCGTTAGGGTCATCAGAAATAGTAAAGATCCAAAGAACGAAATTTTAATGGCCTGTGATTCCATTGTCATTCCAGAATATAAGTGAAATTCATTTAAAGAGCATCACAGAATAGCCTATTGATGCCATGTCTAAATGTTCTAAGTATGATCTCTTGATTTCAGAACACAATCCAGATTTTCTGCCTGAGAGTACTCCTGTGTGCCATACCTCTCATTAGCAAGGCTTTAATATCTTTGTGCACTCTCAGCTTTGGCTCAGaatttccaaaatatgttaacAGTCCAAAACTAGTCTAATGGACAGCATAACTGGAGTTGATTTTATTTCCATCAGATATTCTATTCAAAGGAACCTTATCACTATTAGGCTTTTTACACTCACCAGCATGGACACAGCAAATAAAAAATACTGGCAAATGCATTCTAAAACTTTTGAAAATAGATTTCTTCTGAGCACAGATGGACCTTTAAATactagttgtttttgttttctcactacctgtgtgaccatttCTCAGGCCTCTTTTGCTGGCTTATCATCCATAACActtgggttttttctttcatttatttatttatattaattttataattataaaattttttgacagtatatatgcatgagtaattttttaaaataacattatcccttgtattcgtttttcaaaaatttcccttccctccctctacctcctcccctagatgacaggcgatCCCATACacattacatgtgttacagtatatcttagatacaatatatgtgtgtaaaaccgaatttcttgttgcacgctaagaattggattccgaaggtataagtaacctgggtagaaagacaatagtgcaaacagtttatactcaacAATTAacacttgggtttttttttctaaagcactGTCCTCtgatccctcttctctctctgcaCTCCCCTTCAATAATCTTAGTCAggttaaatgttcatttttgtgcAGATGATTCTTAGAGATCAATTTATCTAGTCCTAATTTCTCCCTTGAGCAGTATCTCTCATTGCCTATGAGACATTTCAAGCTGGTGGATATCCTAGAGACATTTTAAACTCACtatgttcaaaagaaaaattatcacttttcttaCCAAAGTGATaactatttccttaaaaacaagtGTGATTCTCCTATACCTCTAATGCACTCCCATCTTATCTCTACCTCATAGAATTACagtcttccttcaaggctcaattcaAGCACAACTTAACCTGGAGACTTTCTTGATCTCCCAAACTGCTAGAATTCTGCCTCCCAAACTACCTTGTAGCTCACTACTTTGTTATTCTCTTCATATTTATTCTGTAGgtgcacatatgtatttatgtccCCAGTATATAACACAGTtggtttttaacaaatatttttttcttttaatgaaatgactcattccaaaatatttaatttgcattttgtttcaggAGCTAAACCGTTTACGGAAGGCTGCCCTGGCATTTGGCTTCCTGGATCTCTTGAAAGGAGTAGCTGACATGCTAGAAAGGGAATGCACCCTTCTCCCTGACACAGCCCACCCTGATGCTGCATTCCAGTTATCCCATGCTGCTAGGCAACTCAAATTGGCCAGTACTGGCACCTCTGATTATGCAGCTTATGATCACAATATTACCCCACTTCAGACAGACTTTTCTGGAAGCAGTACTGAAAGAATGTGAAGTTGGCTTGTTTGGGAaacatttcctttaaaaagagaTTTTCAAAGTGGGGAGTCAAGAGATGAAAACCTATCCACATTAGGTTGGAATCACTAAGCTGAGTCTAAAGAAATCTCCAAAAAAATTCTTAGAAGTACTTAGCTTCTTAGCTTCCATGTTGGAGAGAAGTTGAGTGTCAAAGGCCCTGGCTTCTGAAGGACAGTGGTTGTTTCTGCTATGCAAATTTCCCAGGCAGCTTTGGCTGGGAGTAGAGCTCTCTCTATCCATGAGCAGGTGTATCATCAGTAGGAGCTCTCCCCTCTCTGATCTTCAGAAAGGTGTTTACTCTCCTGCTTTAAAAGCCAACCAGCAAAAGGACAAGGGTATTCTCTAATATCTGCACTTGGAATGAACAATTCAGGCAACCAAGAGATTGCCCTTGTTAGAACAACTTAAACAAAATGGAGATACTGATACTGTTTAAGATGCAGTTTTAAACAATGACCAGATATCTAATACATATAAAACTGATtggggcttcttttttttttttaagttttaaggtaaatgaacaataaaatactTGATTTTACAAAATGGCTTCACTTGGAGATTTAACATTTCAGATTTTGTTTTCCAACCTATTAACTGTTATCAGTATTTAAGACAATCTGTAGGTTTTTAAGAATTTGCTGAAACAGCACAGGTTTAGAACATGTTCCTTGAGTTCCACTTTGGGTTAAACTGCTGTGCAAAGGATTATTACCTTCTACATCACTGCATAGGCCAAAGCTCAGTCAAAATCAAGTtctggcacacacacacaaaaaaaatcttaaggaatAAGTATGTGACTTTTAAGATAAAACTGAATTGAGAATGAGATCTGCATTCTAGTCCTAGCTGTATCACAAACTAGCTAGAACCAAGCAGAATCTCCCATTCTTCTGCACCTCAGCCAATCTACAAAATCGAGAGGACTGCACTTAAGGGGTTCTTGACCTTGTCATGGCTCACCTCTCACAATAATgcctttaaatgcataaaataaaatgtgtaggagaaaaaaggaaactaacttttttttgaagttttcaaaacaaaaaacttttaaaccaAAGAGGAatcttggactagatgatctttctAGTCTTCCAGCTATTCCAAAAACTGCCATTCAAAGCCTCTGAAATTGCAGACAAGCGACATTTCCCATGCTTGCCTGTCTTTCTTAGCTTCCTATGGCAGGGATATTGTGCCCAATATGGGAGAATGTGTTAGATGAaagtttaatgaaaataaaagggtGAGTCCACCTGAATCTGCCACAGAAGTACTCCATACTAAGGTAAAATCTGATACTCCTATCTTCAAGATTCCGAATAAAGCACCACAAAAATCTAAGGTTTTGATTGTAAATGTTTTAATAGAAATCCACCATCTTTTGCCTCTTCTGAGACAATATAATATGATCCGTGACAATCACAAAGAATACAAGTTTTTTTCCTTGAGAGTGCAGGCCACTTGACTGCCAAGCTGAAATTCCTGATTTCATAAGAATTCAAGTTGAAAGAACATGTCAGGAGTCAGTATGAACAAGTTGTGTTGATGAAAAGTTGCAGGCATGCAAAACATTGTCCTaccaaagaataaattaaaagaggggaaaatgccTTCCTTATGCTAATTAGGTGTTTGATATCAAgccaagatttctttttccttaggCTCACAGCTCCTGTTACTAGAAAGGATAAGTCATTATGTGAACCCCAGCAAGAACAATGGGTTGTGTTCCAGGACAGATGAAGGATCCATTTATGACTTGAATGCtttatttcaaatgttttttctaaCAGACTTTATACATGGCATACTCAAAATGCAGTGGGGAGAAGCCCTATTAATCTTTAAAACAagtgatcttttttcttttaaattccttcTACCCCTGCTAGGATGTTTCCTTCCAGAATCTCTTAGTGACACTAGCTAGCAGACTGCCAAATTCCCAGCTTTGTTTTCCCAATTATGCTACAATGGTAAGTGAAAAAATCAGTTTAAACTACTAGAATGAAGGCAGCTATGGTCCTCCAAAAAAATGCTTTTCCCATTATCCTTTTACAAATAGACAACCGATGGACTCTGTGCACTGAGGATAGATAACCCAATATCTTATGTTTGTGCACTGCCTTAAGTTTACTTTGTTTATCCTAATGATgtgaattttaagaattatttaacTTCAGCAGAagtttgggaaaggaaaaaaccaGGAGTGTTATTTGCAATTAAGCCACTAGAGAAAAGACAGCAAATGGTTCCAGATTTGATTTCCTGTCATTCTTTTGAACTTTCTACTATCCAATGCCTACATAATCAAAAGTATAGCAGAGGGTGGTAGCCCACCAGCAGGAAGAGGTAAGACAGGTTCAGTAAAGGTTCTAAGACCACAGAGTCTATCCCCAATATGGCTCAGATAAAAGTGTTATCAGTGGCTGGGCCTAAACTGATCATCAAAAGATTGACCGTGTGGTAACTCAACGAAAAAACCTAGGACACTCATGCTTTTTTTTGGTCTCAGAGCCCCATCTCTCTAGCTTGCAGTTACCTGTAAGAGAGAGCACCATCTTGCTTTTCCTTACAAGCCATTGTTGAAAATGAGAAATCTTAACTAAGAAAATGTACAGCCCAAGGTTCTGCCTTGAAGTACTCAGTAGTTGGCTGGCTGACAGAAGCAGAGATTGGGGCTAATCCTCCTGCTAACACTAACTACACAGTATAGGCAGGAATTATGTACTGTTCTAAGGATGGTGAAAGTTAGGAGTCAAGATTAGTTGGCTGAACATGAGGGTTACCGGTCATGCATGTTCTGTAGTGAAGTGGTATAATACGTAGAGGAATGTTACCTGGGTCTGTGGAATCACtgagaattaaaattattaaactttAGAAAAAGCCTTTGTATTGGCATAATGATAAAACCATTAAGAACTGCAGATTATGATTAATCTGGTAAGCTATTTGTTGCTCAGTTTagttggtttttctctttttgggtCCATAGCGCCGCCTTCGTTGTTTATAAAGATGACGGAAATTTACAAACAGTCCTAAAATGTAAGTAAACAAAGATTAGAACTTAGAACATTGGTATTAATGTAATTATAACCAGAGTAATTCTGGAAGGTAAGGCTAAAGTATAACCCTTGGCTTCTAGCACAGTACACTTCCCATATCTGTCCCTGAGAAAGCCTTGTTGAATGAAAGCCATTACTCTACACAAGTGGTTCTCAAAGAATGAGTGAAAAATGGGGttatttttcacacacacacaaattatgtTACTATGAAGTGggtctattgttatttttaataaattagtaaatatttttcaaattgtaatTCCTAATTAAAATATCAATACAGCTTACACAAATGAGCTCTTTAGGATTCTCAATAATGTTTTAAGAATGTAAAAGTGTTGAGACTAAAACATTTGAGAACCGTTGCTTTAGGCCACTTTTGTGAGGAAAAGAGAATCTTGGGAGTGTCTGTGTAagagggaaacagaaaagaaactgcACATTGGATAAATACATAAACTTGCTTGTTGGACTTGTCTCTTGCCCACAAAAGACCTAAGAGGCTCACCAAGAGAAAAAGGTATGAACACCCCTGGTAACATCTTTGCTGGCTACCCAAGATACTTCTTGGTTATTTTTTGGACAATGAGTAACAACACATATGCCAATTTTGGATTAGTGGAATACTGCTGCAATTACTCCAGATAAAGAGAATATTCTGAACAAGATTATTTAAAAAGCAGTGATCCTTGAAATAGATGTGAAGCACAAAATGGGAGCCCAGGAAGTGGGCAAATCTGAGCAAATTAGGGAGCTCAGATGAGTATTTTTTCCAGCTAGATGGCTTTCTTCTAACCACTGTagcactaagaaaaaaaaaaaaaaagtttatgaagaTAAGCCTGGTAAATGAACACAGTTCTGATGATGGTTCACCTGCAAAGCCAATACTTacctaaaaatattattataagatagatttggagaaagaatgaaaatttgaCTGTGATGTTCAGTGGATACGGCAACGTAAAGCTGAACTTCCCCGTCTCACTGAATAATGGAATAGACTGGATGACTGAGACAGCTGAAAGCAAAAGGTAACTCTTGTCAGAGGCAAAACTAATCTGATGATATAAACATCAATTTTATCCTGAAAATTCTGATTTTACATTTGTTCAAAATATCCTTTCAAGAgatttacctttctttttctactcacaaCTCAAGTTATTAATACATATTTCAGTGGcctacaaaataatttctatagtTGAGCCACGCCTAATGAGTTATAGAGGTCCTAGGTCTGGAATTAATGGGACTCATCACCTGTGATATAAAGATTTCCAACTTTTCTATATGTAGTGCTGAGTAAAGAACCTTCCTAAGAGAAAgtgaaatgtttttataaaatgatatcactatgcaACAAGACACAAATATACTTCATACATTTCAATATACTTATAcatttgtttcatttaattttttcaacagGTAGAGCAAGATTATGCCGAATTGAAGACGAAAAAACTGAGCCTAGGAGCTTAAAAGTCTCACAGCTAGTTAAAGGCAGGCAGGTTTTCTGACAACTAAGAACAGTGCCATATCAATGCTGCTAACACTGTGGGTAAGCCACTGAAGAAAATCAAGTCAGCAAAAGAATGACTACAGTCATTTATAAATGAGCCAGTTTCCCCAGACTACTTTGAGGCTTTTGGGCCCTAATAACTTCTATTGCCATCATGCAGTTATTTAAAAGCAAAtgcccaattataattttcattttttttctcctactgtTTCCATACCTGATAGTGCCCTGATACTAGCCAATCACCATGGCCAAATGGAATGTAATCTCACCTGAGGATCTAATTCTAATTCTGAGACAATTAATTAGCTGTATGATGTTAAGCACATCACTTTCATCTCTCAAAATTTTTGAATCTCAAAAATGAATTGTACTTAACTGGGCTCATGTATAATTGGTAAagagcctccccccccccaaaaaaaaataccttCTGCCAAACATCCCAGAGGATAGCAAGGAATCCAGATGGTGTATCGGATCCATGTGAGTAATTTCCATTCTATGTCAATGCAGGTAAGCATGTAGAATGGATATCTGTTGCAAACAAGaaaccatatttttttaaaaaggctttctTATAAAGCCTCAAGAGGGTCATTGTCTCTTTAAAAAGAATAGTCACGCAATCCCAAAAGATTAATAATCAAGCATACTATCTGCCTTTAGAGAAAGATCTGATACtttaatacagattgaagcatgctatttttcacccttattttatcttcaagtcttgtacaaaatgactaatatggaaatattttacataattgcacatgtacaactttatatgtaattgaatacCATtttagggaaaggggaggggagagaggatagaatttggaactcaaaacttgaaataaaaaaaattttttaaagtatagtcATGTTTTAATCATACACACATGTGGATTATTATCTAAGGCATGATTTTTACTCCAGTTGAGATAATTTTCCAGCATGTTTTTGGGCCACCTCccccaaatttcatttttttactgcTATAGCTTTATCCCATAGCAGTTTCAGAGAGAACAGCACCATCCTGGAAGAACTTCTTTGGGTGAAGGATGGATTTGTgggtagaattttaaaaataagtctgtCCCTTTCTGTATCTAATCCCAGAATCCAACATACCTGAATATCTCTATTGTACTCCacagataaaatataaagaaaaccacAGCTTTGCTTTGCATTTCTTCCAAGCTGCCGATAAtgacaaataaaatgatatttctgcCAAAGAACTGTCAAAGAAAAAttgagttaaaaaacaaaacaaaacacctgaaCAAACAGaattcctccttttccccacctccaTCAAGACCACATAATGGTAGTTTCTATAGCAACAATATTAACTCCAGTGGTTAAAAGCAACTGAATGAACTTGAGATTACCCATCTGACTTGTAACCCCAATGCCAGAAGTCCAAGTATCTAAGGTAACCTATTGTGATAGAAAGACAACTTTGTTTCTAAACCCACCACCAAAAGAGATTCTCCTGCTGGTTGCACTACTAATGTATCACCATCCCCAATTAAATTAAGATACTGACTCCTCCACTTCCTCAAAAATGATTGTGTAGAAAGTACCTGTCTAGCTTTATCCAGTCTGTCCCTCTGACACAGTACCAACTTTTCATGGTACATCTGGTCCCATTGTCCCTGAGTATGAATAACTTCCTTCAATATCACTGTAAAAGTTTCGCCTTAAAAAAATGCTGTCCTTCAAAAATGAAGCATCACATCCTATTTATAGTGTTATTGAATATACCAATAATGATTCAAACTTTGAGGCTCACAATGTACTTTCCTCACAAATAAGTTGCCTAATACAAATATGATTCCCATTTCTGGAGAAAAGGTTCTTATCTAATGCAACTTGGTTAGGTGAAACAACTAATCTAGTTTTTAATCCAAGTGTCTTGATTTTAGTCCAGCACTTTTATTAGCCCTACCTCATCACCATAGAATAGCATATCTTAAGTATGCTAAGTTCAGTCTCTTTCTAAGGAGAGTTATCTAAAA
The DNA window shown above is from Sminthopsis crassicaudata isolate SCR6 chromosome 2, ASM4859323v1, whole genome shotgun sequence and carries:
- the HACD3 gene encoding very-long-chain (3R)-3-hydroxyacyl-CoA dehydratase 3 isoform X2 encodes the protein MELKAKEEERINKIRMESRVPNDSFANLKRGYLFMYNLVQFLGFSWIFVNMTVRLFILGKDSFYDTFHTMADMMYFCQMLAVVEIINASLRVTRSPVIPTLIQFFGRNIILFVIIGSLEEMQSKAVVFFIFYLWSTIEIFRYPFYMLTCIDIEWKLLTWIRYTIWIPCYPLGCLAEAVSVIQSIPLFSETGKFSFTLPYPLNITVKFSFFLQIYLIIIFLGLFVNFRHLYKQRRRRYGPKKRKTN